The Enterobacter kobei genome has a segment encoding these proteins:
- the trhA gene encoding PAQR family membrane homeostasis protein TrhA: MASRPLIAQGYSLAEEVANSISHGIGLVFGIVGLVLLLVQAVDTNASAMAITSYSLYGGSMILLFLASTLYHAIPHQRAKIWLKKFDHCAIYLLIAGTYTPFLLVGLNSPLSRGLMIVIWSLALLGILFKLTIAHRFKVLSLVTYLTMGWLSLIVVYQLAIKLAVGGVTLLAVGGVVYSLGVIFYVCKRIPYNHAIWHGFVLGGSVCHFLAIYLYVGQV; the protein is encoded by the coding sequence ATGGCGAGCAGACCATTAATCGCACAGGGATATTCACTGGCGGAGGAAGTAGCCAACAGCATCAGCCATGGCATTGGCCTGGTGTTTGGGATAGTCGGTTTAGTGTTATTGCTGGTACAGGCGGTTGATACCAATGCCAGCGCGATGGCGATTACCAGCTATAGCCTGTATGGCGGAAGCATGATCCTGTTATTCCTGGCGTCGACGCTCTATCACGCGATTCCGCATCAACGGGCCAAGATATGGCTCAAGAAATTTGACCACTGTGCTATCTATCTGCTTATTGCAGGAACCTATACGCCTTTTCTGCTGGTGGGGCTCAACTCGCCGCTGTCGCGCGGACTGATGATTGTCATCTGGAGTCTGGCGCTGCTGGGGATCCTCTTCAAGCTAACCATTGCACACCGGTTTAAAGTGTTGTCACTGGTGACCTATCTGACCATGGGGTGGTTGTCGCTGATTGTGGTGTATCAACTGGCGATTAAGCTGGCGGTTGGCGGGGTTACGTTGCTGGCAGTGGGAGGCGTAGTGTACTCGCTGGGCGTCATTTTCTACGTCTGCAAGCGCATTCCATACAATCATGCCATCTGGCATGGTTTTGTACTGGGCGGCAGCGTGTGCCATTTTTTGGCAATTTATTTGTATGTGGGGCAGGTGTAG